The genomic stretch CAAGGCCGCGGTGATCACGATCAACAAGGTCACCAAGGCGGGGGAGCGGCTGGACTTCATCAAGGGGGAGTTCAAGCGGGCGGGGCGGAGCATTTCGGGAGATGCCGCGCAGGCGTTGCTCGACGCTGTCGGCCATGACTTGCGGGAGCTGGCGGCGGCGTGCAGCCAGCTGGCGTTCGACACCGAGGACAAGACGATCAGTGCGGCGGCCGTCGCGCGCTATCACAAGGGGCGGGCTGAGGTCACCGGGTTCAACGTGGCCGACTCGGCGATCGAAGGGCGGCTGGGCGACGCTCTGGAGCAGCTGCGGTGGGCGCTCGGGACCGGGGTCGCTCCAGTGTTGCTGGTGAGTGCCTTGGCCGGGGGGCTGAGGTCGCTCGCCAAGGTGGGGAGTGCGCCGCGCAATCTCCGGGGCGGGCAGTTGGCGAGCCATGTCGGGATGCCGCCGTGGAAGGTGGATCGGGTGAGGCGGCAGCTCAACGGGTGGGGGCCGGAGGGGTTGTCGAGGGCCATCCAGGCGGTGGCCGACGCGGACGAGCAGGTCAAGGGTGGGGGAGCGGATCCGGCGTACGCACTGGAGCATACGGTGCAGGTCATCGTGGCCAGCCGTACGGGGAGGTAGGGCCCCGGCGCCTGCGCCAGAAAGACAGGTGCCTGTGCTGGAGCCATGTGCGCGCCAGCACGGAGGCACGTGCGCGGTGCCGAGGGGCGTGCGCGGTGCCGAAGGGCGTGCGCGGTGCCGAAGGGCGTGCGCGGTGCCGAAGGGCGTGCGCGGTGCCGAAGGGCGTGCGCGGTGCCGAAGGATGCGCGCGGTCTGGAGGCGCGTGCGCAGCATGGAGGCAGGCGTGCCTGGGCCGGAGGTGCGGCGGCGGGTCGGGTGCTTGGGCTTCGGGGCGCGGCACGTGACCGTCCTTACCCCGCCTGTTCCGTGGAGGCTGCGGTGGTGGAGGCGGGCGTCCGGGTCGGCCGCCGAGGTCAGGTCAGTGCTGCCTCGCGGACCACGCCGTCGCTGATCTCCAGGACGCGGTCGGCCAGCGTGATCAGGCTCGGGTCGTGGGTGGCGACCAGGGCCGTGACGCCCTCGCTGCGTACGAGGGCCCGCAGCAGTTCCATGATCTGCCGCCCGGTCTGCGAATCCAGTTGCCCCGTCGGCTCGTCGGCCACGAGCAGCCGCGGCCGGTTCGCCAGTGACCTGGCGATCGCCACCCGCTGCCGCTGCCCGCCCGACAGCTCGTACGGCCGCTGGTTGGCGTGCGGTTCCAGTCCCACCAGGGCGAGCAGCATGCGGATGCGGGCTTCGCGTTCCTCGGCCGGCATCCGTATCAGCCGCATCGGCACCCCCACGTTCTCGGCCGCCGACAACACCGGGATCAGCCCGAACGACTGGAACACGAACCCGACCACGTCCCTGCGCAGCTCCAGCAGCGACTCCTCCGACATCGCCGTGACGTCGTTCCCGGACACGACGACCCGTCCAGCGTCCGGCCGGTCCAGGCCGCCGATCTGGTTGAGCAGGGTCGTCTTGCCGGAGCCGGAGCGGCCCCTGATCGCGACCAGTTCCCCGGGGAAGATCGAGAACGACACGTCGCGCAGCGCCACGACCTCCTTGGGCCCGCTCCGGTAGACCTTGCGCAGCCCTTCCACCACGACCAGGGGCGAATCAGTCATTGGAGGGCTCCTCTCGGGCCGGCCAGACGCCGATGTGGTCGGATTCGAGCTCCAACCGCACCCGGCGTTCCATGTGGAGGGCGTTCATGAAGTCGCGCGGCAGCTGAAGCCGGCCGACGCGGTCGAGCACGGCGTACTCCTCGGCGATGATCTGCCCCTCGGCGCCCTCGCGCCGCAGCGTCTCGCTGCTGGTACGCCCGTCGCGAATGCCCACCGTCCGGTCGACCTGCTCCGACACCAGCGGGTCGTGCGTCACGATGACCACGGTCACCCCCAGCTCCCTGTTGGCCGTGCGCAGCGCCTCGAAGACCTGCTCCGACGTCTCGCTGTCCAGCTCGCCCGTGGGCTCGTCGGCCAGGATGAGCTGCGGGGAGTTGGCCAGCGCGACGGCGATGGCGACGCGCTGCTGTTCGCCGCCCGACATTTCGGCGACTTTCCGGTTGGCGCAGGAGCCCACGCCCAGCAGCTCCAGGAGCTTTATGGCCCGGCCCTTCCGCGCGGCGCCGGCCAGCTTCATCGGCAGCTCGACGTTCTCCCGGGCGTTCAGGTACGGCAGCAGGTTGCGCGCCGTCTGCTGCCAGATGAACCCGACCACGGAACGCCGATACCGGAGCCGGTCCCGAGGGCTCATCGACAGCAGGTCCATGCCCGCCACCCTGGCCACCCCCGCCGTCGGCACGTCCAGCCCGGACAGCACGTTGAGCAGCGTCGACTTGCCCGACCCCGACGCCCCGACGATGGCGACCAGCTCGCCCTTGTCGATGACGAGGTCCAAGCCCTGCAGCGCGACGACCTCGACGCCTTCGGTCTTGTAGATGCGTACGAGGTTGTCGCACACGATGTGCGCGTCACCGCCGAACGCGGCCTTCTTCCGCGCGGCCCTGGCTTCGAGCTCGGACAGGGTCGGGTTCATGTGGAATCTCCCACTCGGAGTACGGCGCCGAGGTTGCGACGGCGGCCGATGGCGGTATGCGCGTACGCGCCGAGCGCCGCGGCGACGATCAGCGCCGCCGCCAGCGCACCGGGCGTGAGCAGGTCGGGAGAGTAGTCCCCGACCGGCAGGTCCCCCGCGTACGCCGACAGGTCCACACCGGGCCCCAGCGCGGCCGGCAACCCCAGCCCCAGCCCGAGCCCCACCAGCGAGGTGACGAGCACCATGGGAAGCACCTCCAGCACGGTCAGCCGCCGCGCCTGCCGCTCCGACAGCCCGAGCGTACGCAGGAACGACACCGCCCTGGTCCGGTCGGCGGCTCCGACGACCAGCGACAGGACGACGGCCACCAGCGCGTACAGCCCCAGCGCCACCGTCACCACGATCAGCGTGGAGCGCACCGCGCCGGTGAGCGGATCCTCCCGGATGACGGCCAGCGCCCGCTCCTGCGAGTCCACGGTCGACGCCGGCACCATCCGCGCCAGCTCGGCCAGCGGGACGTCACCCTTGATCAGCAACGTGTTCACCTCGAGCCGGGGCAGCGCGCTCGGGGACATGACGATGAACTTCCCGCTGGACCAGAATCCGGGGACCGCGTCGATCACACCCTGGGGGGTCAGCCGAGGCCGCCCCAGCCACCCGATCTCGAACGCGCCTCGCCCCCGCAGCTCGGGCGAGACCAGCGCGGACGTGTCGCCGGACAGCGTCGGCAGGCTGATGGGCGTGCCCGCGACGAGCCGCTGCCACTGTGCCATGTCCACCGCGATGGCGGCGGCCCACTCGGGGACGTCCGCGAGCTGCACCCGCCCCGTCTGCGCGACCACCACCTGCTCCACACCGTCCGTCGCGCGTACCTTCTCGATGACGGAGGCCTGGATCTCCCCGACCGACGTCACCTTGATCGGCGCGCCCACCTGCTGCCAGGACGCCCGTACCTGGGTGCTCGCGATCCCGCTGGAGATCACCGTCGCGAACACCGACACCGCCAGCGCCGGCAGCAGGATCAGCACCGGCAGCCCGCTGGCGGAGCGTGCCCTGGCCGCCCTGGTCAGTCCCAGGAACGGCACGGCGGAACGGCCTCGCCCGGCCAGCCGGACGAGCAGCCGCAGCGGGTACGGGTAGCAGCGCAACGTGATGAGCGCGGCCGCGAGCGTCAGCGCGACCGGCACCAGCAACAGGAACGGGTCCTGGGACAACCCGCGTTCCCGCAGCAGGTACGCC from Nonomuraea polychroma encodes the following:
- the holA gene encoding DNA polymerase III subunit delta, whose amino-acid sequence is MLPGMAGSDPAPVTLVLGDEELLAERAVSGIVAAARAADPDVEVHDLVGSKVTTGELTQLTSPSLFGDRSVVVIRSAQDLAKEVIAEVVTYAKQPADDTVLVLAHPGGVKGKALVDGVKKAKAAVITINKVTKAGERLDFIKGEFKRAGRSISGDAAQALLDAVGHDLRELAAACSQLAFDTEDKTISAAAVARYHKGRAEVTGFNVADSAIEGRLGDALEQLRWALGTGVAPVLLVSALAGGLRSLAKVGSAPRNLRGGQLASHVGMPPWKVDRVRRQLNGWGPEGLSRAIQAVADADEQVKGGGADPAYALEHTVQVIVASRTGR
- a CDS encoding ABC transporter ATP-binding protein translates to MTDSPLVVVEGLRKVYRSGPKEVVALRDVSFSIFPGELVAIRGRSGSGKTTLLNQIGGLDRPDAGRVVVSGNDVTAMSEESLLELRRDVVGFVFQSFGLIPVLSAAENVGVPMRLIRMPAEEREARIRMLLALVGLEPHANQRPYELSGGQRQRVAIARSLANRPRLLVADEPTGQLDSQTGRQIMELLRALVRSEGVTALVATHDPSLITLADRVLEISDGVVREAALT
- a CDS encoding ABC transporter ATP-binding protein, yielding MNPTLSELEARAARKKAAFGGDAHIVCDNLVRIYKTEGVEVVALQGLDLVIDKGELVAIVGASGSGKSTLLNVLSGLDVPTAGVARVAGMDLLSMSPRDRLRYRRSVVGFIWQQTARNLLPYLNARENVELPMKLAGAARKGRAIKLLELLGVGSCANRKVAEMSGGEQQRVAIAVALANSPQLILADEPTGELDSETSEQVFEALRTANRELGVTVVIVTHDPLVSEQVDRTVGIRDGRTSSETLRREGAEGQIIAEEYAVLDRVGRLQLPRDFMNALHMERRVRLELESDHIGVWPAREEPSND